The Pseudomonas solani genome segment GGCCGGTCGGGCGAAATTCCGCCTAGATCACCCCACGTGTGCCCCTGTAATGGCGGACTCCCGCCACTACAAGCCCCCTGCCTGACGGCATGACCCGCACAGCGCCTGGCCTGAAGCCGCCAGGCACGCTCCTTGCTCTATTGGCCGCCCACGGTGGCGAACAGCCACCGCATGCAGGGCGCCGAGGCGCCTGACCGGGGCGCCGCACACGCCCCGGCCACGAGAATGCATGGCCGCCAGCCCAGGAAGACGAACCATCCGAGCGCCACCGAGCCAGCGGGGTTCGTCACTCCGCGTGCCCCCGGGGCGGCAGGCCATGCTCGAAATCTGGACGGTTGGTAAATGAAGAAACTACTGCTGGCGCTCCTGTGCCTGAGCGTCATGGGCTGCTCCCAGCCCGATTCCTCCGAGAAACCCCTGGACGTGCTGCTGATCGGCGGCGGCATCATGAGCGCCAGCCTCGGCACCTACCTGCACGAGCTCGAACCCGAGTGGAAGATCGAAACCTTCGAGCGCCTGGACCAGGTCGCCGAGGAGAGCTCCAACGCCCTGAACAACGCCGGCACCGGCCACTCCGCCTTCTGCGAGCTGAACTACACCCCCGAGACCGCCGATGGCGGCATCGACATCAGCAAGGCCGTGGCGATCAACGAATCCTTCGAGATCTCCAAGCAGTTCTGGGCTTACCAGATCGACCAGGGCGTGCTGAAGAACCCGCACTCCTTCATCAACACCGTGCCGCACATGAGCTTCGTCTGGGGTGACGACAACGTCGCCTACCTGAAGAAGCGCCACGCGGCCTTGCAGCACAGCCCGCTGTTCCGCGGCATGGAGTACAGCGAGGACCACGCGCAGATCGCCCAGTGGGTACCGCTGGTGATGGAGAACCGCGCCCAGGACCAGAAGATCGCCGCCACCCGCATGCCCATCGGCACCGACGTGAACTTCGGCGAGATCACCCGCCAGCTGTTCGGCTCGCTGTCCGAGTCGCCCACCTTCAAGCTCAACCTCAGCCATGAAGTGCGCGACATCGTGCGCAACGAAGACGGCACCTGGAAAGTCGTGGTCGCCGACCTGGCCAAGGGCGGCGAGGAGCGCGCGGTCAACGCCCGCTTCGTGTTCATCGGCGCCGGCGGCGGCGCCCTCAAGCTGCTGCAGAAATCCGCCATCCCCGAAGCGGACGGCTACGCCGGCTTCCCGGTGGGCGGCTCGTTCCTGATGACCCGCAACCAGGACATCGTCGCGCGCCACCACGCCAAGCTCTACGGCAAGGCTTCGGTCGGCTCGCCGCCCATGTCCGTGCCGCACCTGGACACCCGCGTGGTCGATGGCCAGGAGGTGCTGCTGTTCGGCCCCTTCGCCACCTTCTCCACCAAGTTCCTCAAGAATGGCTCGCACATGGACATGTTCAGCGCCATCACCACCGACAACATCGGCCCGATGACCAATGCCGGCATCGACAACATGGACCTCAGCCAGTACCTGATCGGCCAGCTGATGCTCAGCCAGGATGACCGCATGGCCGCCCTGCGCGAGTACTTCCCCGATGCCCAGGACGCCGACTGGGAACTGATCCAGGCCGGCCAGCGCGTGCAGGTGATCAAGAAGGACGCCGAGAAAGGCGGCGTGCTGCAGTTCGGCACCGAAGTGGTCAGCGCCGCCGACGGTTCCATCGCCGCGCTGCTGGGTGCCTCCCCGGGTGCCTCCACCGCCGCGCCGATCATGCTCAGCGTGCTGGAAAAGACCTTCCCCGAGAAGATGAAAAGCGATGCCTGGCAGGCCCGCCTGAAGGCGATCATCCCCTCCTACGGCCGCAAGCTGAACGACGACGTCGAGCTGACCAACGCCACCCGCGCCTGGAGCCACGAGCGCCTGCAGCTGGACTTCATTCCCGTCCAGCCCGAGGCCGCCCCGGCCGCCACCGCCGAGTGATGCAAGCGCCCCACCCTCACGGGTGGGGCGTCTCCCCTTGCGGGAGCCCATTCATTCGCGAATGGGCTACCTGGCCATTCGCAGCCGAGTGCCTGCGCAAGGTCTTTCGCGGTTGAAACCGCTCCCACACCTAACGGGAAGCCCTCACCCCTTGAGCGGCAACTCCTTCCCGCCAACGCCCTCGCCTATCACCAGGTAATGCCCGCCCGCCACATGGTGCAGGGTGCGCAGGTCGTCATGCCCCTCGAAGTTCCAGCGGCCCTCGCTGAACACCCGTGCATCAGCCCAGGCGGCCACCACTTCGCCTAGGAACAGGTCGTAGCGCTCCTGGATGTGCGGCTCGGGCAGCAGGCGGCATTCCAGCCAGGCCACACAGCCCTCCACCAGCGGTGCCTCGACCTGCTCGCCGGAAAAGGTGGCGATGCCATAGGCGTCGAACTTGTCGTGCCCCGCCTCGTCCAGGGTCTGCCCGGAGCTGGAGCCGACCGTCTGCACCAGGTCGACCTGGTGACGCGCCGGCACGTTGAGCACGAAGCTGCCGGAGGCTTCCAGCAGGCGGCGGGTCCAGGTGGATTTGTCGAGCACCACCGAGACCTTGAGCGGCTCGAAATCCAGGGCCATGGCCCAGGCCGCCGCCATGACATTGCGCTTGCCGCCATGGGCCGCGCTGACCAGCACGGTGGGGCCGTGGTTGATCAGGCGATAGGCCTTGGCCAGGGGAACGGGGCGGCGGTGATCGGCGGACATGGCAAGGCTCCGGAAGGCTGCGAAACGGGACGGCGCAGCCTGCACCAGCGCGGCGCTTCAGGGCAAGCCCGGCGAGGCCGGATCACCAACGCAGCCAGCGGGGCCCCAGCAGCCAGCCGGCGAAGGTCGGCAGCGCCATGCCGAGCACGTACCAGACACCCCAGAACGGCACCGCCATCTCCGGGCAGTGCAGGCAATAGACCAGGGTCGCCAACGCCCCCGCGAGCAGGCCGCCAGCCGCCCCGGCCAGGCGCAACCGGGTGGGTGCCAGGCCACGGATGGCCCAGAGCACCGCGATGAACGCCGGCACCGAGAGCAAGGCGATGTTCAACGGACAGGTGCGCCAGGTAGTGCCCAGCACCTGCGCCAACCGGTCCCCGGCGGGCAGTGCCGCCAACAGCACCAGGCTCGCACCCCAAACCAGCGCCACGGGCACGCCGATGGCCGCCCAGCGCGCGCCCACCGCCACGCCCGGCCTCGCCAGCCGGCCGCTGGCCCAGAGTGCCCCCAGCACCAGGGCCGCCGGCAACGCCACCTTGGCCCAGAACAGCGGAGTGGCGGCCACCTCGGCCAGGTCCTTGCGCACGCCGAACAGGCAGGCCATCAGCAGCAATGCGCCCAGCAGGCCGCAGAACAGCGCCAGGGCGAAACGCCGCGCCGAAGGCGCCCGTGGCGGGGCCGGGTTGCCGGCAGCGAGCATGGAAATCAGGTCATCGGTCTTCATCGCTTACCTCGAATCATGTCCGCCAGGGCCTTGAGCCCGCGGTGTATGCCGACCTTGACGGCAGAGCTGGAAAGCCCGGTGAGCTGCGCGGTTTCCTCCACCGAGAGGCCCTCCAGCTTCACGTGGATGATCGGCAGCCGCTGCTTGTCGGGCAGTTGCTCGAGCAGGCGGCCCAGATCACGGCTGGCCTCGCCTGGCTGCGCGTCGGCCTCATCGAACAGGTCGTCCTCGTCCAGCGGGTCGTGCAGCGCCTCGCGCCGACCCCGAGCGCGGAAATAGTCGGCCAGCTTGTAGCGCGCGATGGCCTGCACCCAGGCCGTCACCGGCTGGTCGGCGCGGTAGGTGTGGCGAGCGTTGTGCACGGCCAGCAACACCTCCTGCACCAGGTCCTCGCAATCACTCGGCTGCTGCAGGCGACGCATCAGGAAGGCCCGCAGATGGGCGCCGAGCCGGCCGAGGAACTCCCGGTACGCGGCCGCCTCACCCGCCAGCCCCTTGAGCAGCAGGGCCTGCAATCCGGCTTCCCGTGCTTCGAGCGCCTCTTGGTCACTAGTTCGCTTCATCGACCGCCCTGGTTACACACCGGATGAAATTTTCCCGCCACCGGCACCTGCCGGGGTTCGGGCGACACACGTTAGGGCGCGGCGAAAAAAATCTCAAAAAATTTTCAGTGGGCTGTAACCGAATGCCCGGTGCCGGCGAATTACCCATCGAGCCACCGGTGAAAGGCCGGTCGCCACCCTCAACGGACATTGGAGATACGACATGAACAACATCGCTCTCACCGCCGCTGCCCTGGCCCTCGCCACCCTCGCCGGCGGTGCCGTCGCCGCCGACGCCAAGCCCGGCGCCATGGAGAAGTGCTACGGCGTGGCCATGGCCGGGCAGAACGATTGCAAGGCCGGCGCCGGCACCAGCTGCGCGGGCACCTCGAAAAAGGACTACCAGGGCGACGCCTGGAAGAACGTCCCGGCCGGCACCTGCACCTCGATCAAGACGCCCAACGGCATGGGCTCGCTGACCCCGATCAAGTCCTGATCGCCGGCCGTCGACCATGGAACGCCATGCGCCGCTGGGCGCCGGACTGGGCCTCAAGCCCGAGCACTACGAACAGGCTCACGCCTGCACGGCGCCGGGGCTGTGGTTCGAGGTGCACCCGGAGAACTACATGGTCGACGGCGGCCCGCGCCTGGACTGGCTGCAAGCCATAGGCGCGCGCCACCCGCTGTCGCTGCACGGGGTTTCGCTGTCCCTGGCAGCGGACTGCCCGCCCGACCCGGACCACCTGAGGCGCCTGCGCGCCCTGGCCGGTCGGGTACAGCCGGCCCTGGTCTCCGAGCACCTCGCCTGGTCCACCTGGCGCGGCGTCTACAACCCGGACCTGCTGCCCTTCCCCCGCACCGAGGCGGCACTGGCGCGCATCACCAACAACATCGCCCGCACCCAGGACGCCCTGGGGCGGCGCATCGCCATCGAAAACCCCAGCCACTACCTGCGCATGAACGGCCACGAACGCCAGGAGATCGACTTCCTCGCCGAACTGAGCCGGCGCAGCGGTTGCGGATTGCTGCTGGACCTGAACAACGTGCAGGTCAGCGCGCACAATCTGGACTTCGACCCGGGCGCCTACGTGGACGCCTTCCCCGCCGAGGCCATCCTTGAACTGCACCTCGCCGGGCACAGCCGCGACGAAGGCGGCAGCGGGCTGCTGGTGGACTCCCACGACGCCCCCATCGACGCCGCGGTCTGGGCACTGTATCGGCGCCTGATCGCCCGCATCGGCCCGCGCCCGACCCTGATCGAACGCGACGACCGCATCCCCCCCTTCACCGAATTGCTGGCCGAGCGCGACACCGCCCAGGCCGTGCTGGACGGCCTGGAGCCACGGCCATGAGCCTCGCCCTCGGCGCCTTCCAGGACGCCTTCATCGACGCCGCCCGTGGCAACCCCGGGGCACCGGACAGCGCAGAGCGGCGGCTGGTGGCCGAGCTCGCCGGCCAGGCCGGTTTCGACCTCTACCGCAACACGCTGATGAAGGGCTGCGTGGATGCGCTGCGGGCCAACTTCCCGGCAGTGGAGCGCCTGGTGGGCGCCGACTGGTTCGGCGCGGCGGCGGCGTTGCATGTGCGCCAGTCGCCCCCGGCCTCGGTGCAGTTGCTCGACTACGGCCTTGGCTTCGCTGACTTCCTCGATGCCTTCGAGCCGGCCCGCGATCTGCCCTACCTGGGCGCGGTGGCGCGGCTGGACCGGCTCTGGGTCGAGGTGTTCGCCGCAGCGGAGCGGCCGTCTCTCGCGCTCGGCGCCATCGCCGACCTCGGCCCCGAGGCGCTGGGCGCCCTGTGCCTGCGCCCACGACCGGCACTGCGCTGGCTCTGGTGCGCCGACATGCCGGCCTACAGCATCTGGCGCCACCAGCGCGAGGAGCGGCCCCTGCCCGACAGCCTGGAATGGCACGGCGAAGGCGCCCTGCTCGGCCGCAGCGGCGGCCAGGTGACCTGGCAGCCCCTGGGCCCGGGCGGCTGCGCCTTCCTCGACGCCTGCGCCCGGGGCCTGACACTGGACGAGGCCAGCGGCCTGGCCCTGGCCGCCGACCCCACACTCGATTTCATCGACCTGCTCGGCCGCCTGCTGGCGGCCGGCGCCTTCACTCCCCTGCTCGCCTCGCGCGACACCTGACCGGAGCACCGCCCATGGATACCCCGCATGCCCAGCCGATCTCGGCCGGCCCCATCGCCCCCGCAGCCTGGCCGCGCGGCTGCACGCCCTGCTCCCCGACGCGTTGCTGTTGCTGGTGGCGCGCCTGGGCATCGCCGGGGTGTTCTTCCTCTCCGGGCGCACCAAGGTGGAGGGTGTGCTGACCATCACCGACAGCACCTACGAGCTGTTCCGCAGCGAGTACGCCCTGCCCCTGCTGCCGCCAGAGCTGGCCGCGCACCTGGCCACCTATGCCGAACACCTGTTCCCGCTGCTGCTGGTGCTGGGCCTGTGCACCCGCCTCTCGGCCCTGGCGCTGCTGGGCATGACGCTGGTGATCCAGGTATTCGTCTACCCCGACGCCTGGTCCACCCACCTCAGCTGGGCCGGGCTCCTGCTGCTGCTCGTCGGGCGCGGTGCGGGCGCCTGGTCGCTGGACTGCAGGCTGGGCCTGCGCTAAGGCAGGCGGCCGCTAGGGCTGCACGGGGCAGCAGCCGGTGACCACCGCCGTGCCCGGCTCGAAGGGCGAGCGCAGGCCGCCGAGCAGTTGCAGGCGCAGTTCGGGGTCCTGGGTGCGTGGGTCCAGCCAGATGCCGAAGAAGGTCCGTGCGAACAGCGGGTCGCGCACCTCATAGGGCGCGCGCCCTTCCACGTACAGGCGCCCGCCGACGCCGGGCAGGTAGACGCCGGTGATGCGCTGGCCGGGTTCGACATCGACGAAGGCGCGCTCCATCTCCGCCTGCCAGGCACCCAGCCGGGCCGCATCCACCGCCTCGCCGCCGAGGCGCTGCAGGTCGTCGAGGCTGGCTTCCACCAGGGTGTCGCGGCTGATGGTGCGCTGGTAGACCAGCTCCAGGGCGAAGGGCCGGTCCTCCCCCAGCACCGCGCCGGGGGCCCACAGCCTGGCGTCGTAGATATGGAAGCCGTAGGCGCTGAACTCGCCGCTGCCCACCACCTGCGCATCCGGCACAGCCTCGCGCCAACCGTCGGCCAGTGCCTGTTGCAGGCCCAGCAGGCCGATGAAGGTGGCGACCAGCAGGTGGTACGGCGAAAGGGGATTCTGGCTCACGGGATGACGCCTCCTGGGAATGGATGCGGGCAGTGTGCTGCCGCCAGATTGCAATATTCCGTACGGGCCCTTCGCTTCGTCGGCTCAGCGCTGCAGCAGCTCCAGCACGGCAGCTACCGTGTCCTCCGGTGCTTCCTGGGGGATGTTGTGGCCGACACCGGGCAACAGGCGCCGGCGGTACGGGCCGCTGAAGTGCACGGCGTCGTCGTCCTCCTCCGGCGGTGGGCCGACGCCATCGTCCAGGCCGCTGAGGGAGATGCTTGGCACGCCGATGACCGGTTGCGCCGCCAGCTGCCGCTCGATGGCCTCCAGCGCCGGGTCGCCCGGTGCGTAGCCGTAGCGATGGCGGTAGGAATGGATCACCACCTCGACGAAGTCCGGGTTGTCGAAGGCCTCGGCGCTGGCGGCATAGGTGGCCTCATCGAAGCGCCAGGTTGGTGACCACAGCTGCCAGAGCAGGCGACACAACGCCCGCCGGTTCGCATCCAGCCCCAGGTGCCCGCGCGGCGTGTGGAAATAGAACTGGTACCAATAGCGGAACTCCTGCTCGGGCGCGGCCGGCGTGCCCGAGACAGCGATGTTCTGGATGTTGTAGCCATCCCCCGTCACCAGTGCCCGCACCCGCTCCGGCCACAGCGCCGCGACGATGCAGGCGGCGCGCCCGCCCCAGTCGTAACCCACCAGGGTCGCCCGGGGGATCGCCAGCGCATCCATGAAGTCCAGCAGGTCCTGGCCCAGGGCCGCCTGCTGGCCGGAACGCGGGGTGTCCCCGGCCAGGAAGCGCGTGGAGCCATAGCCACGCAGGTGCGGCACCAGCACCCGCAGCCCCTGGGCGACCAGAGCCGGTGCCACGGCGTCGTAAGCGCGCGGCGAATAGGGGAAGCCGTGGAGCAGGATCACCACCTCATCCCCCGCGCCATGCTCCTCATAGGCCAGCGCCAGGCTGGGTGTGCGGACCTTGTGGATCTCCCTTGCGGTCATGCCGTGCTCCTTCATCGATGATCGGGACAGCTTAGCCAGCCGCCGCCGAACCGCCGGCCGGAACCAACTCCGCGGCCCTGGAACCTAACGACCATCGACAGCCTCGCATCGAGGTCACCCGCCATGCCCGCCTCTCTCCAGCGCCCCTTGCTCGTCCTCGCCCTCGTCACCTGCACCGCCCTGGCCGCCGAGGAAGACGCCCCCGACCCAGGCGCCCTCGCCGCCCTGGTGAAGATGGGCGAACACCTGCGCGGCCTGCAGCAGTACGCCGTAGACGCCGAAAGCGACAGCGACCAGTTGCTGGAAAACGGCCAGGCGCTGGTGGTGCATGCCCGCACTCAACTGCTGATGAGCGCGCCGGACAAGCTGCGCGTGCAGGTGACGAGTACCGACTACCAGCGCAGCCTGTTCTACGACGGCCAGCAGTTCACCCTCTACGACAGCCGCCAGGGCTACTTCGGCCGGGAGGTGGCGCCCACCAGCCAGGAGGAACTGCTGGCCCTGCTTGGCGAGCGCTACGGCATCCAGCTGCCGCTGGCCGATCTCATCCACTGGGGGCCAGACACCGCCCAGCGGGTCGGCATCGGCAGCGCCCTGCACGTCGGCACCGAGCAGGTCGGCGACCAGAGCTGCGAGCACTACGCCTACCGCCAGCCGGGCCTGGATTGGCAACTGTGGCTACGCCAGGGCGACGAGCCCCTGCCCTGCAAGAGGGTGCTGACCCGCCTCGACCAACCCGAACGCCCCCGCCACAGCGTGACCTACCAGTGGGACACCCTGCCCATGGTCGGCCCCACCGACTTCGTCTTCACCCCGCCCGAAGGGGCGAAGGCGGTGCCGTTGCTGGAGTTGCAGTCGGGGGTGGGTGGAGAACGCAAGCCCTGAGCGACCTGTCACTCGTTGCGTTTGAAACGGAAATCGGCCGGTAGCCGGCCACGGAAGGTACGCAACCGTTCCAGCCGCTGCGCGACGCCAGGCTTCTTGTGAATGGCGAAAGTACGATCGCCCTCGATCAGGATTTCGATATCGTCGCCATCTTTGAGCCCCAGCGCCTCGATCACGCTGGCCGGAATACGCACTGCCAGACCGTCACCCCACTTCTCCACCTGCATGTTTGAACCTCCTACTGCTAATACTAGGGCGCGTATACCAGTGGAGGCGTACCCATAACGCCGTGGACAGCCCACCGGAGAGGCGCTAATTTCTGCCGCCTCGGCGCCCCTGATGGCCGCCACGACAAGGAACGTCCCATGAAGTACCTGCTCACCCTGCTGCTGGCCATCACCCTCGCGGGCTGCCAGAACAGCCAGTTCCAGCCCCAGGACATCCCCGCCGCCGGCCCCTACCGGCATGACGATACCGGCATCGTCTTCCCGACCACCGCTGGCATCTTCCTCCGCACCCAGATCATGCGCTTCGACGAGCGGGCCCGGCACATCATGGTCGGCTACAACTCCGAGCTGATCGCCCAGCCCGTCGTCTTCACCGCCTATGTCTACCCGGTACCGCAGGTCAGCTCGATCGGCTCGCCGGCGGATGTCATCGCAGCGGCCCGCCACCAACTGGTGCTCAACCACCAGCAACAGCAGAAGCAGGAAATCCTCGCCTTCCACAAGACCGGCACGCTGGTCGGCGAGCAGCCGGCAACCCTGGACTACCGGGGCCAGGCCATCACCGGCCTGCGCGCGGACTTCGAATTCGTCGAGCCCTTCGCCGGCGAAGTGCAACCGATCCGCTCCTCGCTCTACCTGTTCGAGCTGGGCGACAGCCTGCTCAAGTTCCGCGTCTCCGCGCCCGCATCGGTGGACAGCGAAGCGGCGGTCAAGGCGATGATCGAGGGGATTGCCGGTTCGGCGGGCCGGTAGTCGCCGTTCATCACTTGGAGAAGGCACGCTCATGCAGATGACTTCCGAGCTGCACAAAAAGGCATTGAGTGCGCGAATGGGCACGGTATGCAGCGCTCTCTCGGAACTCATACGGCTGCGCCAGTTCGTACTGAGCCAGCAGGACCTCACCCTGCTTGAGTCCAGAGGCGACCCGTTCATTGACGGTTGGGTCTTTGCCTATCGCTACTACAGCGCACCGTCCGAGCATCACGAGATGCTGCGTCTTGGATTGGCCAGCAGCAATGCACGGGTGCGCGAGCAGGCATGCGACATCGTCGGCGATAACGCCATCCATGAATTCAGACCAGAGCTTGAAGCGCTGAGCCACGACGGTGAGGCGTTCGTTGCGGAAGCTGCCAGCTATTGCCTCGTCCAGCTGCACATGGCCTAGCCAATCCACCCGACCACAGGGACGACACACAAGATGACATGGGAGCCCATATCACTGACTGCGCTCACCGGCCTGATTGCCGAAGCCGAGGCTCGGATGACACCGAAACAGTTGGGGCTTTGGAGCGCGATCAAGATCACGCCCGTCCGGTGGGATGAAGAAACCCAGGGCCCTTTCTGGATAGTCGCGCTGAATAGTAATCAGGTGCTCTGGTACAACGACATCGAGGAAGGCTTCAACCTCTCGACCTACCGCGAGCAAGGCACCATCGAACAGTACTTCTGCAACCAGGACCCGCTCGAATGGACGGTGCAGAGTTTGCTGGAACCAGAAAAGCCCCGGCTGACCCTGCTGCCACCCCGTCCATTATCAAGCTGAAACCTCGCTACGTTGGGCTTCGTACCTCAGCCCAACCTACGGGGTCACTTCGCCAACGGAGCGGGCTATCACAAAACCATAGAAGCCGATTGCGGAGACGATGGACCACGCCCGGTAACCCTCCGCCTGCAGGTGGGCAGCAGTGCGTTGGCAATCACCCTTCCAGCCCCGAACGCCGTACCAGCGATCCCACTCGGGCAGTCGATCAGCGAACTCTTCCAGCAGGTCGGTGAGCTCGACTTCATCCAGATGCGTGATGATCGCGCCCTGGATGTGCACGAAGTGGTAGAGCGAAACGTCGGAGAAGCGGATGAAGGAGTCTTCGATTGACGCCCCTTCATAGTCCCAGGACAGATGCAGGGTGACGGTCTGACCGTACTCCTCTACCGAGTAAGCCTTCAGGTGATAGTCGTGATAACGCATGGGCGTTCCGTAGCCTTATGGATGCGCGCGCATTGTGCATATCGCCGCGCATTATGTCCGCCTTGTAGCCCGGGCTTCAGCCCGGGAGCCTCAACGCATCAGCGCCAGGTAGACGCCGCAGGCCAGGGCCAGCAGCCCGGCGGGGATGGCCAGCAGGGAGATGCGGTCGATCTGCCGGGAGAGGCGGATCACACCGCCGAGGTCATCGGCTTCGGCGGCGCTGCGGCGGCGCAGCACGGGGATCAGGCAGAGGGCGTTGCCGGCCACGGCCACCAGGCCCGCGACCACTTTCAAGGCATAGAGGCCGTCGAAGCGCGCCGGCTCGATCAGCAGCAGCCCGGTGACCAGCGCCAGGCTGAAGGCCGGCATCTCGAAGAACAGGTCGATGCGCCGGTGCATCCGCGCCACGTTGAAGCCCTGGGCACGGCTGGTGGCGCGCCCCTGCTCCAGCAGGAATTCGACCGCGACGACGCCGAGCCAGAAGGCCACGGCGAACAGGTGGAGCTGCAGCAGCAGGGGCATGGCCATATCCTCAGCAGGGAGTGGGTTCGGGGTGCCTGGCACGGCGTTGCGGCGCGTGGGCCAGCAGCCATTTCAGGATGTCGTCCCAAAGCGGTTCGGAGCCTGCGCGGAAGTAGCCCATATGGCCGATGGGCTCGCCGCCCTGCGGGGGATGCAGGTCGCGCCGGGTCAGCGGGGCGTTGCTGTAGCCCTTGACGAAGGCGTCCCGCGAGCGCGGCGGTGCCCAGGGATCGTCCACCGAGGTGGCGAACACGCAGGGCGTGCGGACACTGGCGTAGAGCCCGGCGACATGGGCCATGCCGGGGTCGTCGAAGTAGTAGTGCGGGTGGCGGCACCAGCGCTTCCAGTCGCGGTACACACCCAGTGGCAGGTCGTCGCCCATGCCCAGCAGGCTCCAGGCCATGTAGCCCTTCCAGGCGACGATGGGCGGCAGCACCAGGCTCCACAGCAGGCGGGTCTTCAGGGCCTCGTCGCGGGGCATCCAGCCACTCCAGCCGGCGCCACTGCCGAGGCTGTAGCACGCGGCGAGGCGATCATGGTTGGGCAGCAGGCCGATGGCGTGCCCGCCGAAGGAATGCCCCACCCAGTACAGCGGCAGCGCGTCGGCGCCGAGCAGGTCCACGGCGGCAGCCAGGTCCTGGTAGGCCCAGTCGAGGTAGGCCATGTGGAAGCCCTTGAGCGTCGCCGGGGCGGATTCGCCGACGCCGCGGTAATCCAGGGTCAGTACGTTGAGCCCCTGCCACGCCGCATGCTCGGCGAAGCGTCGGTAGAAGCGCTGCTGCACACCCGTGGCGCCGGCCAGGAGCAGGTTGCCCCGGGCCTCGCCCGCTGCGTGGTAGCGGGTGGCGACCAGGGGGTAGCCGTCGCGTGCGGGCAGGCTGACTTTCTCCAC includes the following:
- a CDS encoding AbrB/MazE/SpoVT family DNA-binding domain-containing protein produces the protein MQVEKWGDGLAVRIPASVIEALGLKDGDDIEILIEGDRTFAIHKKPGVAQRLERLRTFRGRLPADFRFKRNE
- a CDS encoding alpha/beta hydrolase family protein: MTKHLPEQGIRVEKVSLPARDGYPLVATRYHAAGEARGNLLLAGATGVQQRFYRRFAEHAAWQGLNVLTLDYRGVGESAPATLKGFHMAYLDWAYQDLAAAVDLLGADALPLYWVGHSFGGHAIGLLPNHDRLAACYSLGSGAGWSGWMPRDEALKTRLLWSLVLPPIVAWKGYMAWSLLGMGDDLPLGVYRDWKRWCRHPHYYFDDPGMAHVAGLYASVRTPCVFATSVDDPWAPPRSRDAFVKGYSNAPLTRRDLHPPQGGEPIGHMGYFRAGSEPLWDDILKWLLAHAPQRRARHPEPTPC